Proteins found in one Legionella pneumophila subsp. pascullei genomic segment:
- a CDS encoding arginine N-succinyltransferase has protein sequence MMLFRSARDTDLDAIHQLAEISGVGMTTLPKDKELLKKRLEWSCESYQRNVTNPGCEYYFFVLEEQKNKQIVGTSAIEASTGYEIPFYSYKISKRTRVCHTLNIRSDYEVLSLVNDNQGRTEICTLFLHPDYRKNNNGLLLSKGRFLFMAQYPQRFAPIVIAEMRGISDDKGNSPFWDNVGANFFHMPFVEADRLTLATNKQFIADLMPRNPIYVKLLSPEAQAVIGKPHQSTIPAMNILLKEGFRYNNYVDIFDAGPTIESPLLEIKTIALSRIMVIKNISDEASSSNRYLLANTQMDFRSTIGHSVFNERENTCIISKETAKLLDVKQGDSLRISPIRTEDTPTL, from the coding sequence ATGATGTTATTTCGTAGTGCTCGCGACACTGACTTGGATGCGATCCATCAACTGGCAGAAATCAGTGGTGTTGGGATGACAACTCTCCCTAAAGATAAAGAATTATTAAAAAAACGCTTGGAATGGTCTTGCGAATCCTATCAAAGAAATGTCACTAACCCAGGTTGTGAATATTATTTTTTTGTCCTAGAAGAGCAAAAAAATAAACAAATTGTCGGCACCTCCGCTATAGAAGCAAGCACAGGTTATGAAATACCTTTTTATTCTTATAAAATCTCTAAAAGAACCAGAGTCTGTCATACACTCAACATACGCAGTGATTATGAGGTATTAAGTCTGGTCAATGACAATCAAGGTCGCACGGAAATATGCACGCTATTTCTTCATCCTGACTATAGAAAAAATAATAATGGCCTATTGCTTTCGAAAGGACGTTTTTTATTTATGGCACAATATCCTCAACGTTTTGCCCCGATTGTCATTGCTGAAATGCGTGGGATCTCTGATGATAAAGGCAACTCGCCATTCTGGGATAATGTCGGAGCTAATTTTTTTCATATGCCTTTTGTAGAAGCAGATCGTCTCACACTAGCCACTAATAAACAATTTATCGCTGATTTAATGCCGCGCAATCCTATCTATGTCAAACTACTCTCGCCAGAGGCACAAGCAGTCATTGGCAAACCACATCAATCGACTATCCCGGCCATGAATATTCTTTTAAAAGAAGGCTTTCGTTATAACAACTATGTTGATATTTTTGACGCCGGACCTACTATCGAATCACCATTATTAGAAATTAAAACGATTGCTTTAAGTCGAATCATGGTTATTAAAAACATCAGTGATGAAGCGAGCAGCAGCAATCGCTATTTACTCGCCAATACCCAAATGGATTTTCGATCAACAATTGGTCACTCTGTTTTTAATGAGCGAGAAAATACCTGCATTATTAGCAAAGAAACAGCAAAATTACTTGATGTAAAACAAGGAGATAGCCTGCGTATATCACCCATACGTACCGAAGATACTCCAACATTGTAA
- a CDS encoding hydrolase — translation MVKLYKEIINSIDNHQTTMVEQLHQFCEINSGTTNLTGLAIMAETLCSAFKPIADTTELIKLPPLSVIDMTGSTVTQSCGDALFISKRPHLKRRILLSGHMDTVYSASNPFQKLTYMDANQINGPGVADMKGGLIVILHALTAFENTKFAEEMGWDVLINSDEEIGSPASGSLFSKLAHRYQAALVYEPAMTPKGTLAKNRKGSGKLTLVATGRAAHAGRAFDEGRNAICYLAEAVTAVHALNGRRNGVTINVGKIAGGEALNVVPDKAVAQLDIRISLPEDEIWVRNELNKIIRQLERPDYSLSVHGIFGRPVKRVCSGTERLFHRIQKIGEALGLTIDWKDSGGCCDGNNLAHYGLPVLDTLGVRGGNIHSSAEYILLDSLSERAALSALLLIDLAQGGLEDLIK, via the coding sequence ATGGTCAAATTATATAAGGAAATAATCAATTCAATAGATAATCATCAGACAACTATGGTGGAGCAACTCCATCAATTTTGTGAAATCAATTCTGGAACAACTAATTTAACAGGATTAGCCATCATGGCTGAGACATTGTGTTCAGCATTCAAACCAATCGCTGACACCACAGAATTAATAAAATTACCGCCTTTGTCTGTGATTGACATGACCGGAAGCACGGTTACGCAATCCTGTGGAGATGCATTGTTCATTAGCAAACGTCCTCACTTAAAACGCCGAATTCTGCTAAGCGGACATATGGATACGGTTTATTCCGCCAGCAACCCTTTTCAAAAATTAACCTACATGGATGCTAATCAAATCAATGGCCCAGGTGTTGCAGATATGAAAGGCGGACTAATCGTCATCTTGCATGCATTAACAGCCTTTGAAAACACTAAATTTGCGGAAGAAATGGGTTGGGATGTATTAATTAATTCAGATGAAGAAATTGGTTCACCTGCATCAGGTTCATTATTTAGCAAATTGGCACATCGCTATCAAGCCGCCCTGGTTTATGAACCAGCAATGACACCTAAGGGTACTTTGGCAAAAAACCGCAAAGGCAGTGGAAAATTAACCCTTGTAGCAACAGGAAGGGCTGCTCATGCTGGCCGGGCATTTGATGAAGGAAGAAACGCCATATGCTATCTTGCTGAAGCAGTTACTGCTGTCCATGCCTTAAATGGACGAAGAAATGGAGTAACAATCAATGTAGGTAAAATCGCTGGCGGAGAGGCGCTGAATGTTGTACCGGACAAAGCAGTGGCTCAGTTGGATATCCGAATTAGCCTGCCAGAAGATGAAATTTGGGTAAGAAATGAATTGAATAAGATCATCAGGCAGCTGGAACGACCTGATTATTCCCTAAGTGTGCATGGCATTTTTGGACGGCCTGTGAAACGTGTTTGCTCAGGGACAGAACGGCTTTTTCATCGGATTCAAAAAATTGGAGAAGCACTTGGTTTAACTATTGACTGGAAAGACAGTGGGGGTTGTTGCGACGGTAATAATTTAGCTCATTATGGCTTGCCTGTTCTGGATACCTTAGGTGTTCGGGGAGGCAATATACATAGTTCAGCTGAATATATATTGCTTGATAGCTTATCAGAACGCGCTGCTCTTAGCGCACTTCTCCTGATAGATTTGGCACAGGGTGGTTTAGAGGATCTAATAAAATGA
- a CDS encoding uracil-DNA glycosylase family protein has product MYEKLLVGCHEEWKEILMKALNTMDSGYLKQIQEDSHWLPGLNQLFSAFSLPLSQTQYILLGESPYPRKISANGYAFWDNSVRLLWSCTGLSKEVNRATSLRNWIKTLLIARGDLHENTSQEAIARIDKSCLVQTAEEFFKGMMKKGILLLNASLIYSKDKVPYHARHWKPFMQNLFEQLAIRKPDVQLILFGKIAEKIPPNKLLIGLVSEHPYNVSFITNQRVIEFFKPMDLLSYESN; this is encoded by the coding sequence ATGTATGAGAAGTTATTAGTTGGATGCCATGAGGAATGGAAAGAAATTCTGATGAAAGCATTGAATACAATGGATAGTGGTTACTTAAAACAAATACAAGAGGATAGCCATTGGTTACCTGGATTAAATCAGTTGTTTTCTGCTTTTAGTCTGCCTTTGAGTCAAACACAATATATTCTTTTGGGGGAGTCTCCATATCCACGCAAGATTTCTGCTAATGGATATGCTTTTTGGGATAATTCTGTAAGGTTATTATGGAGCTGCACTGGGTTGAGCAAGGAAGTTAATCGAGCCACCTCACTGCGTAACTGGATTAAAACGTTATTGATTGCTCGCGGCGATTTACACGAAAATACTTCGCAAGAAGCGATCGCCAGGATAGATAAATCCTGTTTAGTACAGACAGCAGAAGAATTTTTTAAAGGAATGATGAAAAAGGGAATTTTATTATTAAATGCTTCCTTGATTTATAGCAAAGATAAGGTTCCGTATCATGCTCGTCATTGGAAGCCCTTTATGCAAAATTTATTTGAGCAATTGGCTATCAGGAAGCCTGATGTGCAGTTAATCTTATTTGGTAAAATTGCTGAGAAAATACCCCCAAATAAATTATTAATAGGACTGGTTTCAGAACACCCATATAATGTAAGCTTTATTACTAATCAACGCGTCATTGAATTCTTTAAACCAATGGATTTATTGTCTTATGAATCAAATTGA
- a CDS encoding murein L,D-transpeptidase catalytic domain family protein has translation MNTLFTLISTVLLTSNITSSTPLFAKPGTDINTQVQHLSHKAPQLNKKVLKLALTAYKNASKRGAVKKPVLTVIDYSLPSNKQRMWVFDLRNERLLYNTYVAHGKNSGVNVARSFSNRESSKQSSLGTYITKNTYIGHKGYSLNLQGLDRGFNDNAYNRRVVIHGAWYVEPDFIKKAGRAGLSWGCPAIAQTLAKPVINTIKNGSVVFAYYPDKKFLSNSGYLVA, from the coding sequence ATGAATACATTATTTACTCTAATCTCAACTGTACTACTAACAAGCAACATCACATCCAGCACCCCATTGTTTGCCAAGCCTGGAACTGACATTAACACCCAGGTGCAACATCTTAGCCACAAGGCTCCTCAATTAAACAAGAAAGTTTTAAAACTGGCCTTGACAGCTTATAAGAATGCAAGCAAGAGAGGAGCAGTTAAAAAACCTGTTCTTACCGTAATTGATTATTCCTTGCCTTCAAATAAACAACGTATGTGGGTGTTCGATCTTCGTAACGAACGTCTATTATACAATACTTACGTAGCTCATGGTAAAAATTCAGGAGTTAATGTTGCCAGGAGTTTTTCTAACAGAGAGTCCAGCAAACAATCCAGTTTAGGTACCTATATCACCAAAAACACCTATATTGGACACAAAGGCTACTCCTTGAATCTCCAGGGCCTGGATAGAGGATTTAATGATAATGCATACAATAGACGTGTTGTAATACATGGCGCGTGGTATGTTGAACCTGACTTTATCAAAAAAGCTGGCCGTGCTGGTTTATCCTGGGGCTGCCCAGCTATAGCACAAACCTTGGCAAAACCCGTGATAAATACCATTAAAAACGGTTCGGTTGTTTTTGCTTATTACCCTGATAAAAAGTTTTTATCTAACTCAGGATATCTGGTAGCATAA
- a CDS encoding LexA family protein yields the protein MSHGGARAGAGRPRGQGKYGEATRSVRIPESRIQDVMKYLQGEKEFPVIPLYSSSVRAGFPSPGDDYIESMLDLNEYLIKHPASTFFVRASGESMINAGIYSGDILIVDRGIEATHGKIVIVALNGELTVKRLSRQHGQVKLLAENPDFPPIDITEEYDMVIWGVVTHVIHTVS from the coding sequence ATGTCTCATGGTGGTGCACGAGCAGGTGCTGGACGTCCTCGAGGGCAAGGTAAATATGGAGAAGCAACCAGATCAGTTCGTATACCTGAATCTCGCATACAGGATGTGATGAAATATCTTCAAGGAGAAAAGGAATTTCCAGTGATTCCTTTATATTCCAGTTCTGTAAGAGCCGGTTTTCCTTCTCCGGGTGATGACTATATTGAATCCATGTTGGATTTGAATGAGTACTTGATCAAGCATCCGGCATCCACATTTTTTGTACGAGCTTCCGGTGAGTCCATGATAAATGCTGGCATTTATTCCGGTGATATTTTAATCGTTGATCGTGGCATAGAGGCTACTCATGGAAAAATTGTAATCGTTGCCCTGAATGGCGAATTGACCGTAAAACGGTTATCCCGTCAGCATGGGCAAGTTAAGTTGTTGGCTGAAAACCCTGATTTTCCTCCCATAGATATCACAGAGGAATACGATATGGTGATTTGGGGGGTCGTCACTCATGTCATTCATACGGTATCGTGA
- the legC3 gene encoding Dot/Icm T4SS effector LegC3/PpeA, with protein MSLATYDVKQELVKLTQNFFSIENPFSELKNLLIDKKTIPWIHNQIVEQLSQIKKSDETAAITRLEKSAYEQQMKEDDDEKNRDVEELRQDLLQRNHLTRQLEILRVRKEQYERELLIRNTVSHVHTHPDTPVVHQHPSQPVSVPLLNPNTHVHTHLEATLSTQDIELSIQRINRRISEISKELEVLDSRNNEREIRRGDREKRLQARLNYVQKTAGVANTLSPNNQKKLLSNIEKEKKSLTQLHSSLLLKADQLNYSIFLQQFELSLQSMQRPFQEIDALKAIVKKMKEHLNFKEKAASIQSRLNNTMLTIGNNNGRLQRLLSNLSSLQLANPDLTRRNERMEEQNRELLESYNSHIKTRNKLFFPTLILSGLSLLFSIPLILTLTGIIPYIIAPAVLLTLVIAPPALLLLAGLGVGIATITYAVKAYFNNSTIESNKETIESNRRQMGTNQQEIYTLENQTIPNLKKELLQNEEIKNRLTDELQHIENLAEQALKQAKEVEPYAYSSMPFFNPEVIVHQHPSVNNGMVTPSAPPLDPLYPVVRH; from the coding sequence ATGTCTCTTGCTACTTATGATGTAAAACAAGAACTTGTCAAGCTTACCCAGAATTTTTTCTCTATTGAGAATCCATTTTCTGAATTAAAAAATTTATTAATTGATAAAAAGACTATTCCATGGATTCATAATCAAATAGTTGAGCAGTTATCCCAAATTAAAAAATCAGATGAAACAGCTGCGATTACGCGTTTAGAAAAAAGCGCTTACGAACAACAAATGAAAGAAGATGACGATGAAAAAAATCGGGATGTTGAGGAGTTACGCCAAGATCTTCTCCAAAGGAATCATTTGACAAGACAACTCGAGATATTGCGAGTCCGCAAAGAGCAATATGAAAGGGAATTGCTCATTCGCAATACAGTATCCCATGTCCATACTCATCCGGACACTCCGGTAGTGCATCAACATCCTTCTCAACCAGTATCTGTACCCTTGCTAAACCCTAATACTCACGTGCACACTCACCTTGAAGCTACTTTAAGTACCCAGGATATTGAGCTGAGTATTCAGAGAATTAATAGAAGAATTTCAGAGATAAGTAAAGAATTGGAAGTTCTCGACTCCAGAAATAATGAAAGAGAAATTCGCAGAGGCGATAGAGAAAAACGCCTTCAAGCACGTCTTAATTATGTTCAAAAAACAGCAGGAGTTGCCAACACCCTATCTCCTAACAATCAAAAAAAACTGTTATCCAATATTGAGAAAGAAAAAAAATCTCTCACACAACTACATTCCTCCTTGCTTCTTAAAGCCGATCAATTAAATTACTCTATTTTTCTTCAGCAATTTGAGCTCTCTTTACAATCGATGCAACGTCCATTTCAAGAAATAGACGCATTAAAAGCTATTGTGAAAAAAATGAAAGAGCATTTGAATTTCAAAGAAAAAGCTGCATCGATTCAATCTCGATTAAATAATACGATGCTTACTATTGGGAATAACAACGGTAGATTGCAGCGACTTCTTTCCAATTTGAGTTCCTTACAGCTTGCTAATCCTGATTTAACAAGGAGAAATGAGCGCATGGAAGAACAAAACAGAGAGCTTCTTGAATCGTATAATAGCCATATAAAAACACGAAATAAACTGTTTTTCCCGACTCTCATTTTATCAGGATTGTCCCTGCTCTTTTCTATTCCATTGATATTAACTCTAACTGGAATCATCCCCTATATTATCGCCCCAGCCGTATTGCTAACTTTGGTTATTGCTCCTCCTGCCTTATTATTGCTTGCTGGACTTGGTGTTGGTATTGCCACAATCACTTATGCTGTGAAGGCTTACTTCAATAATTCAACTATTGAATCAAACAAGGAAACAATAGAAAGTAATAGACGGCAAATGGGCACAAATCAACAGGAAATTTATACTCTGGAAAATCAAACGATTCCCAATCTTAAAAAAGAATTGTTACAAAACGAAGAGATTAAAAATCGTCTAACTGATGAATTACAGCATATTGAAAACCTGGCCGAGCAGGCATTAAAGCAAGCAAAAGAAGTAGAGCCATACGCCTACTCATCTATGCCTTTCTTTAACCCGGAAGTTATTGTTCATCAGCATCCTTCTGTAAATAATGGTATGGTGACCCCCAGCGCTCCACCGTTGGACCCTCTCTATCCTGTCGTTCGACATTAA
- the ubiG gene encoding bifunctional 2-polyprenyl-6-hydroxyphenol methylase/3-demethylubiquinol 3-O-methyltransferase UbiG, whose translation MNQIESSIAFEEVHKFAQLANDWWDTNGPLRTLHDINGARFEFISEHVNLKGLRILDVGCGGGILCESMAKAGAYVSGLDAEPEAIHAAKEHAHKNQLQIDYYCSPIEEYEDQKFDVITCMELLEHVQNPELILRHCRRLLKPNGLLFLSTISRTLKAYLGAIIAAEYVLNLLPRQTHDYDKFVKPSELAKMARLYDLNIIDMKGLCYNPFLRKATLVSDVSINYIMVLQ comes from the coding sequence ATGAATCAAATTGAATCGAGTATTGCTTTTGAAGAAGTACATAAATTTGCCCAACTTGCAAATGATTGGTGGGATACTAATGGTCCTCTCAGAACTTTGCATGATATCAATGGCGCTCGCTTTGAATTTATTTCAGAACATGTCAATCTGAAGGGGCTGAGAATATTGGATGTCGGTTGTGGTGGTGGGATACTCTGTGAGTCTATGGCCAAGGCAGGAGCTTATGTGAGTGGATTAGATGCAGAACCAGAGGCCATTCACGCTGCCAAAGAACATGCTCATAAAAATCAGTTGCAGATTGATTATTATTGCAGTCCTATTGAAGAATATGAGGATCAAAAATTTGATGTAATAACTTGTATGGAATTATTGGAACATGTACAAAACCCTGAATTAATATTACGACATTGCAGACGTTTATTAAAACCAAACGGACTATTATTTTTATCAACTATTAGCAGAACATTAAAGGCTTATCTTGGCGCTATTATTGCTGCGGAATATGTGCTTAATTTGTTACCCAGACAAACACATGACTATGATAAATTCGTCAAACCCAGTGAATTAGCCAAAATGGCACGCTTGTACGATTTAAATATCATTGATATGAAAGGCCTATGCTATAACCCCTTTCTTAGGAAGGCCACTCTGGTTTCTGATGTAAGCATTAATTACATTATGGTTCTACAATAA
- a CDS encoding Y-family DNA polymerase, with protein sequence MFALIDCNNFYVSCERLFKPALANKPILVLSNNDGCVIARSNEVKALGVQMGVPYFAVKALCKQHKVHVFSSNYSLYADISRRVMSVIEDNWPVIEVYSIDEAFLDLNTLPQSEHDEFCRKLQKTILRHTGIPVSIGIGATKTLAKLANHIAKKELRIPVFNIENQYHWLAKIVVGEVWGIGRQWGKKLVQQGIYTAHDLAGMDLQLIKNVFSVVLQRTVLELRGVSCGSLQDFESRKSIISSKSFGCMQTEYSALAQAISSHCARAWEKLRHQKLMACHLSIFIKTNRFRLDLPQYQQSIGFKLINPTDDLRHLIRCAKLCLRKIFRSGFHYQKVGVYLGDLIEKNCLQMDLFNQVSEKELNQTERLMSVLDEINTKYGRHTLRLAAEGYVKPWAMRAQLRSPSYTTSWSELPVVII encoded by the coding sequence ATGTTTGCGCTGATCGATTGTAATAATTTTTATGTCTCGTGTGAGCGGTTGTTTAAACCAGCGTTAGCAAATAAACCTATTCTGGTTTTGTCTAATAATGATGGTTGTGTGATAGCGCGCTCTAATGAAGTCAAAGCTTTGGGTGTTCAAATGGGAGTGCCTTATTTTGCAGTCAAGGCCTTATGTAAACAGCATAAAGTGCATGTGTTTTCATCCAATTACTCATTGTATGCTGATATATCACGTCGGGTTATGTCAGTTATTGAAGACAATTGGCCGGTAATCGAGGTTTACTCCATTGATGAAGCCTTCCTTGATTTGAATACCTTGCCTCAGTCTGAACATGATGAGTTTTGTCGCAAGTTACAAAAAACTATTTTGCGCCATACCGGTATACCTGTATCTATAGGTATAGGAGCAACCAAAACCCTGGCTAAACTGGCAAACCATATTGCGAAAAAAGAGTTAAGGATCCCTGTGTTTAACATTGAAAATCAATATCATTGGTTAGCTAAAATAGTTGTTGGTGAGGTATGGGGGATAGGACGGCAATGGGGTAAAAAGTTAGTACAACAGGGTATTTATACCGCTCATGATTTGGCTGGTATGGATTTGCAACTAATTAAAAATGTATTTAGTGTTGTATTGCAACGAACAGTGCTTGAGTTGCGTGGTGTTTCATGTGGTAGTTTACAGGATTTTGAGTCAAGAAAAAGTATTATATCTTCCAAATCCTTTGGTTGTATGCAAACAGAGTATTCTGCTCTTGCTCAGGCCATCAGCAGCCATTGTGCCAGAGCTTGGGAAAAATTACGTCATCAAAAATTGATGGCATGTCATCTTTCCATATTTATTAAAACTAATCGATTTCGTTTGGATTTACCGCAATATCAGCAATCCATAGGGTTTAAATTAATTAATCCAACTGATGATCTGCGGCATTTGATTCGTTGTGCCAAATTGTGCCTGCGCAAAATATTTCGCTCCGGATTTCATTACCAAAAGGTAGGCGTTTATTTAGGAGATTTAATTGAGAAAAACTGTTTGCAGATGGATTTGTTTAACCAGGTTTCAGAGAAAGAGTTGAATCAGACAGAGCGATTGATGTCAGTATTAGATGAAATCAATACGAAATACGGTCGTCATACCTTACGTTTGGCAGCAGAAGGGTATGTGAAGCCTTGGGCTATGCGGGCACAGTTACGCTCTCCCAGTTATACCACTTCCTGGTCAGAATTACCCGTGGTCATTATTTAA
- a CDS encoding ProQ/FINO family protein: MIMNQQLNATKKDKLQVIDWLIENFPNAFFKKGNQVKPLKIGIFDDLIDFYERLDTPPFSKKSLREALSYYSASPAYLSCQKPNTARVDIYGNEIDVVTPEQAKYAYQRYQERYGNKKSQELK; the protein is encoded by the coding sequence ATGATTATGAACCAACAACTAAATGCAACCAAGAAAGATAAGCTTCAAGTAATCGATTGGCTTATTGAAAATTTTCCTAATGCATTTTTTAAAAAAGGGAACCAGGTCAAACCGCTCAAAATTGGAATATTTGATGATCTAATTGATTTTTATGAGCGACTGGATACTCCACCTTTTAGTAAAAAATCATTAAGAGAAGCATTAAGTTATTATAGTGCTTCCCCAGCTTATTTAAGCTGTCAAAAACCTAATACAGCACGCGTAGATATTTATGGTAATGAAATCGATGTGGTTACACCGGAGCAAGCCAAGTATGCTTATCAGCGTTATCAGGAGCGCTATGGTAATAAGAAAAGCCAGGAATTAAAATAG
- the legC3 gene encoding Dot/Icm T4SS effector LegC3/PpeA: protein MIMFLANCNIEELVTEHIKQFLADEELSFSGLKDLILSKTPIPWIHSSVASTLFKSRDSDKTEVKKNLEQQAYKAQLAEDKTQKEQDDAEALKDKKLKEILTRELNHIPTQISEQQTELRLLHYKLERLFESQPKVDVIQHPDSPLKRTKSSSSHSASIERLQRSINEHEIKIQSLLEQEINNKIKLNEIEKRTNIRSQHHTKRVKRAQARIGYNSTGEDALSTLSGKNQSILLRSIQKQHHALEKKCSDLIQEADQINYPLFLGELQKFLNKKNRNLSSQEIEALKSVIKFIKQHLEFEHEAINTQSSLHIKKQSISSQIVKLRELQNKLKTLKNNNPHLTAANEELISRNLELSAMKEHHANLRHRLGTPALLLFGLTFLFSIPLILTISGVIPFFIAPALLYILVSAPPTILLLSTISVGIAAIVFSFKMHSNESAIKSNLQAIETNSNQMSRNSQDLKSLETLTIPTLNMQIKKDENLRDQLMLSLQKLQSQAAQAFQKAKEVECLSYANSSLLNSGNTQSNDASLYTHSEELDEALNDSLEEVEEETVNGIV from the coding sequence GTGATTATGTTTTTGGCCAACTGCAATATAGAGGAATTAGTTACAGAACATATAAAACAATTTCTAGCGGATGAAGAACTCTCCTTCTCTGGCTTAAAAGATTTAATTCTCAGTAAAACCCCAATTCCCTGGATCCATTCCTCTGTAGCATCTACTCTGTTTAAATCCAGAGACTCCGATAAAACAGAAGTAAAAAAAAACCTTGAACAGCAAGCTTATAAAGCTCAACTGGCCGAGGATAAAACTCAAAAAGAGCAGGATGATGCCGAAGCATTAAAAGATAAAAAATTAAAGGAAATTTTAACTCGTGAATTAAACCACATCCCAACCCAAATTAGCGAACAGCAAACGGAACTCAGATTACTTCATTATAAACTTGAGCGACTCTTCGAAAGCCAACCTAAAGTCGATGTGATTCAGCATCCTGATTCTCCTTTGAAAAGGACAAAATCGTCTTCCAGCCATTCCGCATCGATTGAGCGTCTACAAAGATCTATCAATGAGCATGAAATTAAAATTCAATCACTTTTGGAACAGGAAATTAACAATAAAATAAAATTAAATGAAATTGAAAAACGCACCAACATACGCTCACAACATCACACTAAAAGGGTTAAGCGAGCTCAGGCAAGAATTGGATACAATAGTACAGGAGAGGATGCTCTCAGTACATTATCAGGAAAAAATCAATCCATTTTGTTGCGAAGTATTCAAAAACAACATCATGCTCTTGAAAAAAAATGTAGTGATCTCATTCAGGAAGCCGATCAGATTAATTATCCATTATTTCTTGGGGAACTTCAGAAGTTTTTAAATAAAAAAAATCGCAATTTATCTTCCCAAGAAATCGAAGCGTTAAAGTCTGTTATAAAATTTATAAAGCAACACTTGGAATTTGAGCATGAGGCAATCAATACGCAATCCAGTCTCCATATTAAAAAGCAATCCATCAGTTCCCAGATTGTAAAATTACGAGAACTACAAAATAAACTAAAAACCTTAAAAAATAATAACCCCCATTTGACTGCAGCAAATGAAGAATTGATTTCACGTAATTTGGAATTATCGGCTATGAAGGAGCATCATGCTAACTTACGCCATCGCTTGGGTACCCCCGCTTTACTTTTATTTGGATTAACGTTTCTGTTTTCAATTCCTCTTATTTTAACCATAAGCGGAGTAATTCCCTTTTTCATTGCGCCTGCGCTGCTTTATATTTTAGTCTCAGCACCTCCAACCATCCTCCTGTTATCAACTATTAGTGTTGGTATAGCGGCTATCGTTTTCAGCTTTAAGATGCATTCCAATGAATCAGCTATTAAATCCAATTTGCAAGCGATCGAAACAAACTCCAATCAAATGAGTCGAAATTCCCAAGATTTAAAATCATTGGAAACGCTTACCATCCCCACTCTTAATATGCAAATCAAAAAAGATGAAAATTTAAGAGATCAATTAATGCTTTCTTTGCAAAAACTGCAAAGTCAAGCTGCCCAGGCTTTCCAGAAAGCAAAAGAGGTAGAGTGTCTATCCTATGCCAACTCTTCACTTTTAAATTCCGGCAATACTCAATCGAATGACGCATCATTATACACGCATTCGGAAGAGCTCGATGAAGCACTAAATGACTCTCTGGAAGAAGTGGAAGAAGAAACCGTTAATGGGATAGTGTAA